From Halosolutus amylolyticus, a single genomic window includes:
- a CDS encoding isochorismatase family protein has product MTERIWEDLLSEQDQRVIEKAGYDKEGASSWESRGAGENPMVLVIDVQQLIVGDDVPILEAVEEHRTAMGEIAWDAVDRIEDFLAFARENDVPVGYTRVIPSSYDDPDHEDLRIVDPVAPEPDDTVIDKSYASAFYGTDLLARLNRNDIDTLVIVGNSTSGCVRATTVDAQQHGFDVVLPQECIFDRIEASHKIGLLDMWMKYAEVLETDEVETYLRNMGETA; this is encoded by the coding sequence ATGACGGAACGTATCTGGGAGGACCTGCTCTCGGAGCAGGACCAGCGCGTCATCGAGAAGGCAGGGTACGACAAGGAAGGCGCCTCGTCGTGGGAATCCCGCGGCGCGGGGGAGAACCCGATGGTGCTGGTGATCGACGTCCAGCAGTTGATCGTCGGTGACGACGTGCCGATCCTCGAGGCCGTCGAGGAGCATCGGACCGCGATGGGCGAGATCGCCTGGGACGCCGTCGATCGGATCGAGGACTTCCTCGCGTTCGCCCGCGAGAACGACGTTCCGGTCGGCTACACGCGGGTGATCCCGAGTTCGTACGACGACCCGGACCACGAGGACCTCCGGATCGTCGATCCCGTCGCGCCGGAACCGGACGACACCGTCATCGACAAGAGTTACGCGAGCGCGTTCTACGGGACGGACCTGCTGGCGCGGCTGAATCGCAACGATATCGACACGCTCGTCATCGTCGGCAACTCCACCAGCGGCTGCGTGCGGGCGACGACGGTCGACGCCCAGCAACACGGCTTCGACGTCGTGCTCCCCCAGGAGTGTATCTTCGATCGGATCGAGGCTTCCCACAAGATCGGCCTCCTCGACATGTGGATGAAGTACGCGGAAGTGCTCGAGACCGACGAGGTCGAGACGTACCTGCGGAACATGGGTGAGACGGCGTGA
- a CDS encoding IclR family transcriptional regulator — translation MEDGTSDGIRSVKTAFDVLEYVRDNDGAGITDIATALSVSKSTAHGHLTTLESLGYVVKVGGTYRLGLKFLELGHQARSRYNLYEAAKSEADQLAQSTGERCQVMVAENLRGVYIYQTAGEQAVQTDSHIGSTVDLHCTAVGKSYLAHVPDDDLETYLETVGLQERTEHTITDRSEFLAELEAVRERGYALNHEERIEGMRAVGAPILTDDGDVLGSISVSVPTTRIDDTVHESDLPEQVQRSARVITIRTTYS, via the coding sequence ATGGAAGACGGCACATCGGACGGGATTCGATCGGTGAAAACCGCGTTCGACGTTCTCGAGTACGTTCGCGACAACGACGGCGCCGGCATCACCGACATCGCGACTGCCCTATCAGTCTCGAAGAGCACCGCGCACGGCCACCTGACGACCCTCGAATCGCTCGGCTACGTCGTCAAAGTGGGCGGGACGTATCGACTTGGCCTCAAGTTTCTCGAACTCGGACACCAGGCCCGATCCAGGTACAACCTCTACGAGGCGGCCAAGTCGGAAGCCGACCAGCTCGCACAGTCGACGGGCGAACGGTGTCAGGTGATGGTCGCCGAGAACCTTCGTGGGGTCTACATCTACCAGACGGCGGGTGAACAGGCCGTCCAGACCGACTCGCACATCGGGAGCACCGTCGATCTCCACTGTACCGCCGTCGGGAAATCCTATCTCGCCCACGTTCCCGACGACGACCTCGAGACGTACCTCGAGACCGTCGGTCTCCAGGAACGAACCGAACACACGATCACCGACCGGTCGGAGTTCCTGGCCGAACTCGAGGCGGTCCGCGAGCGCGGGTACGCGTTGAATCACGAAGAGCGAATCGAGGGGATGCGCGCAGTGGGAGCGCCGATTCTCACCGACGACGGCGACGTGCTGGGTTCGATCAGCGTCTCGGTTCCGACGACGCGCATCGACGACACCGTCCACGAGAGCGACCTCCCCGAGCAGGTCCAGCGAAGCGCCCGCGTCATCACGATCAGAACGACGTACAGCTAA
- a CDS encoding dihydroorotase: MSYELVVTGGTLVTENGLLEADVAAEDGRIAAIGNPGSLEGEEVVDADGNHVLPGAIDPHTHHGIYNSLAEDANTESRSDLVGGVTTTGNFFRRPGAYAEIMDDYVAAAEENYRHDYFFSLGLLSFDHIEEIPTIVDDLGITTFKWYMNYKYAASEKFGVDCEMRDDFGSQFIETLAEQDVETTLGYHSENVEITNALAGGNPYVETEANGDPEEGDYGVFVEEFPDYAEAQSLVSGASLARQHDYDDSFYAVHVSAGRTADELATLQEAGYDVTGETCTHYLTLTTEECDDRMKVNPPVRSAEDQETLWERLADGTISCIGTDHCANTTDEKIGDTIRESKLGFPSSATMLPLILSEGVDEGRISLERAVEVTSTNTAKAWNLYPKKGTIRVGSDADLVVVDLDETKTVTPDLLQSVADYSIYEGRDVTGWPTHTIVGGEVAYEDGEVLAEPGSGTHVDRPI, encoded by the coding sequence GTGAGCTACGAACTGGTCGTCACTGGCGGCACGCTCGTCACCGAGAACGGGCTTCTCGAGGCCGACGTCGCCGCCGAGGACGGGCGGATCGCCGCGATCGGGAATCCCGGCTCGCTCGAGGGTGAGGAGGTCGTCGACGCCGACGGCAACCACGTCCTCCCCGGCGCGATCGATCCGCACACCCACCACGGGATCTACAACTCGCTGGCCGAGGACGCGAACACCGAGAGCCGATCGGACCTCGTCGGCGGCGTGACGACGACCGGGAACTTCTTCCGCCGGCCGGGCGCCTACGCGGAGATCATGGACGACTACGTCGCGGCCGCCGAGGAGAACTACCGCCACGATTACTTCTTCTCGCTCGGCCTGCTCTCCTTCGACCATATCGAGGAGATCCCGACGATCGTCGACGACCTCGGGATCACGACGTTCAAGTGGTACATGAACTACAAGTACGCCGCCAGCGAGAAGTTCGGCGTCGACTGCGAGATGCGCGACGACTTCGGGAGCCAGTTCATCGAGACCCTGGCCGAGCAGGACGTGGAGACGACGCTCGGCTACCACTCCGAGAACGTCGAGATCACGAACGCGCTAGCGGGCGGAAACCCCTACGTCGAGACCGAAGCGAACGGCGACCCCGAGGAGGGGGACTACGGGGTCTTCGTCGAGGAGTTCCCGGACTACGCGGAGGCCCAGAGCCTCGTCTCGGGGGCGAGTCTCGCCCGCCAGCACGATTACGACGACAGCTTCTACGCCGTCCACGTCAGCGCGGGCCGGACGGCCGACGAACTCGCGACGCTCCAGGAGGCGGGCTACGACGTGACGGGGGAAACGTGCACGCACTACCTGACGCTGACGACCGAGGAGTGCGACGATCGGATGAAGGTCAACCCGCCGGTCCGTAGCGCCGAGGACCAGGAGACGCTCTGGGAACGCCTCGCGGACGGAACCATCTCCTGTATCGGCACCGACCACTGCGCGAACACGACCGACGAGAAGATCGGCGACACGATCCGCGAGAGCAAACTCGGATTCCCCTCGAGCGCGACCATGCTCCCGCTGATCCTCTCGGAAGGGGTCGATGAGGGCCGGATCAGTCTCGAGCGCGCCGTCGAGGTGACCAGTACGAACACGGCGAAGGCGTGGAACCTCTACCCGAAGAAGGGGACCATTCGCGTCGGCAGCGACGCGGACCTCGTCGTCGTCGACCTGGACGAGACGAAGACGGTGACGCCCGACCTCCTCCAGAGCGTCGCGGACTACTCGATCTACGAGGGGCGGGACGTGACCGGCTGGCCGACGCACACGATCGTCGGCGGCGAGGTCGCCTACGAGGACGGCGAGGTGCTCGCCGAGCCCGGATCGGGAACCCACGTCGACCGGCCGATTTAA
- a CDS encoding FAD-dependent oxidoreductase: protein MPAELGNRTIDDSTPEVLDVADVTFDVETDVLVAGGGGTGLVAALAAAERTGGTVTVLEKSHRLGGNTSLSTGMIPAAGTRFQRDAGIDETPADMARDILEKNDYEADEEMVRHLCTESTNLIHWLVDDWDITLQFVDDFTYPQHSTYRMHAPPGRNGENLVAELADRIEATDNVELLKHTPVRKLVADGDAVVGAVAGETHEEVIGARKVILATDGFAGNRRMVDRNCGQIADALYFGSDGNTGDGIRWGAALDAELACMDSYQGHATVVQGTGALSTYAVIMNGGFLVNEDGDRFGNEAKGYSALAIDVVEQPDNVAYEIFDERIFEKLEGEFDDFDEAVELGSYVSAPDVESLAERLGCDPDSTAEALETYNEAVRNDEPDSVGRVDGRSVLEPPFYGATVTGSLFHTQGGLVVDEHARVQTTDGGVVGNLYAGGGTAVGISGHGPGGYLSGNGLTTALGLGRLAGMHAGATIDAE from the coding sequence ATGCCTGCGGAGCTAGGGAACCGGACGATCGACGACTCGACACCGGAAGTACTCGACGTCGCGGACGTGACGTTCGACGTCGAAACCGACGTTCTCGTCGCCGGGGGTGGCGGAACGGGACTGGTCGCGGCGCTCGCGGCCGCGGAACGAACGGGCGGCACGGTGACCGTCCTCGAGAAGTCACACCGACTGGGGGGAAATACGTCGCTTTCGACCGGCATGATCCCGGCCGCTGGAACCCGGTTCCAGCGCGACGCGGGGATCGACGAGACGCCCGCGGACATGGCCCGGGACATCCTCGAGAAGAACGACTACGAGGCCGACGAGGAGATGGTTCGCCACCTCTGTACCGAGAGCACGAACCTGATCCACTGGCTGGTCGACGACTGGGACATCACGCTGCAGTTCGTCGACGACTTCACCTACCCGCAACACTCGACCTATCGGATGCACGCCCCGCCGGGCCGGAACGGCGAGAACCTGGTCGCGGAACTGGCCGATCGGATCGAGGCGACGGACAACGTCGAACTCCTCAAACACACGCCCGTCAGGAAACTCGTCGCCGACGGGGACGCAGTGGTCGGGGCCGTCGCCGGCGAGACCCACGAGGAGGTGATCGGCGCGCGGAAGGTGATCCTCGCGACCGACGGGTTCGCCGGGAACCGGCGGATGGTCGACCGAAACTGCGGGCAGATCGCCGACGCGCTCTACTTCGGGTCGGACGGGAACACCGGCGACGGCATCCGCTGGGGGGCCGCACTCGACGCCGAACTCGCCTGCATGGACTCCTACCAGGGCCACGCGACCGTCGTCCAGGGGACGGGTGCGCTCTCGACGTACGCCGTCATCATGAACGGCGGCTTTCTCGTCAACGAGGACGGCGATCGGTTCGGTAACGAGGCCAAGGGGTACTCCGCGCTGGCGATCGACGTCGTCGAACAGCCGGACAACGTCGCTTACGAGATCTTCGACGAGCGAATCTTCGAGAAACTCGAGGGCGAGTTCGACGACTTCGACGAGGCGGTCGAACTCGGCTCGTACGTCAGCGCGCCCGACGTCGAGTCGCTCGCAGAACGGCTCGGCTGCGACCCCGACTCGACCGCCGAGGCGCTCGAGACGTACAACGAGGCCGTCCGCAACGACGAACCCGACTCGGTCGGCCGGGTCGACGGTCGATCGGTTCTCGAACCGCCGTTCTACGGAGCGACCGTCACCGGATCGCTGTTTCACACACAGGGCGGACTCGTCGTCGACGAGCACGCCAGGGTACAGACGACGGACGGCGGCGTCGTGGGGAACCTCTACGCGGGCGGCGGGACGGCCGTCGGCATCAGCGGGCACGGGCCCGGCGGCTACCTGAGCGGCAACGGACTCACCACGGCGCTCGGCCTCGGACGGCTCGCCGGGATGCACGCGGGGGCGACGATCGATGCCGAGTAA